One Streptomyces coeruleorubidus DNA segment encodes these proteins:
- a CDS encoding peptidase inhibitor family I36 protein has protein sequence MRMTRKLAVMTGGLALTGGLLAGGAGTAGAAEVGPQAASDCPSGWFCVWAGQNYTGRMQKVAGTNKDLTKFAVFQNFRSWYNHGASCDFQWFSEKNHRGSDGIIPRGNKATDSKGHYIKSNKWVNCK, from the coding sequence ATGCGTATGACCAGGAAGCTCGCCGTCATGACCGGGGGCCTCGCGCTGACCGGTGGTCTGCTGGCCGGCGGCGCGGGTACGGCCGGTGCGGCCGAGGTCGGGCCGCAGGCCGCGTCGGACTGTCCGTCGGGCTGGTTCTGCGTCTGGGCCGGACAGAACTACACCGGCCGCATGCAGAAGGTCGCGGGGACCAACAAGGACCTGACCAAGTTCGCTGTCTTCCAGAACTTCCGGTCCTGGTACAACCACGGCGCTTCCTGCGACTTCCAGTGGTTCTCCGAGAAGAACCACCGCGGGAGCGACGGCATCATCCCGAGGGGAAACAAGGCGACCGACAGCAAGGGCCACTACATAAAGTCCAACAAGTGGGTCAACTGCAAGTGA
- a CDS encoding DUF4232 domain-containing protein, translating to MRKYHALPVALLAALALTACQDGTGTQDEGAAKPQLTATTSTAPTTAAADTASDTAADTATNAKATQTKATQTKGTNAKDTNAKDTNAKGKKPGTAAAPAARVSCNGANTTVTAKRVPRPLNHMLITVKNTGSKTCDLTYYPVLRFDEMQWAPQPIAESKPQAVTTLAPGESGYASVVLSAADGSGAGGATGRKLTIGFQGRTPHSGGGPSALPQLPAEGVYYDSSLTVTYWLRDMEQALSY from the coding sequence ATGCGCAAGTACCACGCTCTCCCCGTCGCCCTCCTGGCCGCCCTCGCCCTGACGGCGTGCCAGGACGGCACGGGCACTCAGGACGAGGGTGCAGCCAAGCCGCAGCTGACGGCGACGACGAGCACCGCGCCCACCACCGCGGCCGCCGACACGGCGAGCGACACGGCTGCCGACACGGCCACGAACGCGAAGGCCACGCAGACCAAGGCCACGCAGACGAAGGGCACAAATGCCAAGGACACGAACGCCAAGGACACGAACGCGAAGGGCAAGAAGCCCGGGACGGCCGCCGCCCCCGCCGCCCGTGTCTCCTGCAACGGTGCCAACACCACCGTCACGGCCAAGCGGGTCCCCCGCCCCCTCAACCACATGCTGATCACGGTGAAGAACACCGGCTCGAAGACGTGCGACCTCACCTACTACCCGGTGCTGCGCTTCGACGAGATGCAGTGGGCCCCGCAGCCGATCGCGGAATCCAAGCCGCAGGCCGTGACGACCCTGGCACCCGGAGAGTCCGGCTACGCGAGCGTAGTGCTGTCGGCGGCCGACGGAAGCGGCGCCGGCGGCGCCACCGGCCGCAAGCTCACGATCGGCTTCCAGGGCCGCACGCCGCACAGCGGCGGCGGCCCCTCGGCACTCCCGCAGCTGCCCGCCGAGGGCGTGTACTACGACAGCTCGCTGACCGTCACGTACTGGCTGCGGGACATGGAGCAGGCCCTGTCCTACTGA
- a CDS encoding DinB family protein, with the protein MTTSPEKTDLSQALAEQRELLLITVRGLTDAQAAQRTTVSELTLGGIVKHLAQGEEAWTRIMVEGDGELPDGMLDMGQYRMAEGDTLAGLLERYAAAARATDEALAGLPDLGRNVLLPTTAWSPPEPEYWSARRILLHLIRETAQHAGHADIVREALDGAGTTARR; encoded by the coding sequence ATGACCACTTCCCCGGAGAAGACGGACCTGTCGCAGGCGCTCGCGGAGCAGCGGGAGTTGCTGCTGATCACCGTGCGCGGACTCACCGACGCGCAGGCCGCACAGCGTACGACCGTCAGTGAGCTGACCCTGGGCGGGATCGTGAAGCACCTCGCCCAGGGCGAGGAGGCATGGACGCGGATCATGGTCGAGGGAGACGGTGAACTGCCCGACGGCATGCTGGACATGGGGCAGTACCGGATGGCCGAGGGCGACACGCTCGCCGGGCTGCTGGAGCGGTACGCGGCGGCCGCCCGGGCCACCGACGAGGCCCTGGCCGGGCTGCCGGACCTGGGACGGAACGTGCTTCTGCCGACGACTGCGTGGTCGCCGCCCGAGCCCGAGTACTGGTCGGCGCGCCGGATCCTGCTGCACCTGATCAGGGAGACGGCCCAGCACGCCGGGCACGCGGACATCGTCCGGGAGGCACTCGACGGCGCCGGCACCACGGCCCGGCGCTGA
- a CDS encoding PLP-dependent aminotransferase family protein produces the protein MTVTEPEPETETAPAHSPVPPLAARARSVGGSPVRDILAVTARPEVINFAGGLPAPELFDAEGIAATYRAVLAEEPARALQYSTTEGEPVLRAALADRTTARGLPTGPDDLLVTTGSQQALSLLATALLEPGDTVLVENPCYLAALQAFGFAGARVVAVPGDEHGVDPEALEELVVRERPKLLYTVPTFQNPTGRTLPAERRAAVAAVAARRGLWIVEDDPYGELRYEGERVPWIASHPGAEDRTVLLGSFSKVMAPGLRLGWLRAPGELRRACAVAKQAADLHTPTVNQLAAARYLADHDLDAHVTRVAGVYRERRDAMLAGLPGALPEGSVWTRPEGGMFLWARLPEPYDTTALLPQVVRYDVAYVPGAPFYAGTPDRRTLRLCFVTQTPEEIEEGLRRLGKGLRVGTPGD, from the coding sequence ATGACCGTCACCGAACCCGAGCCCGAGACCGAGACCGCGCCTGCCCACTCTCCCGTGCCGCCGCTCGCCGCGCGGGCGCGATCGGTCGGCGGTTCTCCCGTGCGGGACATCCTCGCCGTCACCGCCCGCCCCGAGGTGATCAACTTCGCGGGCGGGCTGCCGGCGCCGGAGCTGTTCGACGCGGAGGGCATCGCGGCCACGTACCGGGCCGTCCTCGCCGAGGAACCCGCGCGGGCGCTGCAGTACTCCACGACCGAGGGCGAGCCCGTGCTGCGGGCCGCGCTCGCCGACCGCACCACGGCACGCGGACTGCCGACCGGTCCCGACGACCTGCTCGTCACCACCGGCTCCCAGCAGGCCCTCTCGCTCCTTGCCACCGCGCTGCTCGAACCCGGCGACACCGTCCTCGTCGAGAACCCCTGCTATCTGGCGGCCCTTCAGGCGTTCGGCTTCGCCGGAGCGCGGGTCGTGGCCGTGCCCGGCGACGAGCACGGTGTCGATCCCGAGGCGCTGGAGGAGCTCGTGGTGCGCGAGCGGCCCAAGCTGCTCTACACCGTGCCCACCTTCCAGAACCCCACCGGCCGCACGCTGCCCGCCGAGCGGCGCGCCGCCGTGGCCGCCGTCGCCGCCCGGCGCGGGCTGTGGATCGTCGAGGACGACCCCTACGGGGAGCTGCGCTACGAGGGCGAACGCGTGCCGTGGATCGCCTCCCACCCGGGCGCCGAGGACCGTACGGTCCTGCTCGGCAGCTTCTCCAAGGTCATGGCGCCCGGTCTGCGGCTGGGCTGGCTGCGCGCGCCCGGCGAGCTGCGGCGCGCCTGTGCCGTCGCCAAGCAGGCCGCCGACCTGCACACGCCGACCGTCAACCAGCTCGCCGCGGCCCGGTACCTCGCCGACCACGACCTGGACGCCCACGTCACGCGCGTCGCCGGCGTGTACCGCGAACGCCGGGACGCCATGCTCGCTGGGCTGCCCGGTGCGCTGCCCGAGGGGTCGGTCTGGACCCGGCCCGAGGGCGGCATGTTCCTCTGGGCGCGCCTGCCCGAGCCGTACGACACGACGGCCCTGCTGCCGCAGGTCGTGCGCTACGACGTGGCGTACGTCCCGGGCGCCCCCTTCTACGCCGGCACGCCCGACCGCAGGACCCTGCGACTGTGCTTCGTGACGCAGACGCCGGAGGAGATCGAGGAAGGGCTGCGGAGGCTCGGGAAAGGACTGCGGGTCGGCACGCCGGGGGACTAG
- a CDS encoding peptidoglycan-binding protein, translating to MSRWKGLPEELDPRVRQLVVRLRRVKDHSGLSLRQLAAKTGYSTSSWERYLAGRSLPPSQAVEAMARLGGDDPTRLLALHEVAAEAWGEAAEQQRTPVRPDTPRPHGRALRITLTAGSVALVLAVSAAVLLAVRLTDGEGKAAAAGLTASATTAPGSPKESQGPRYTCRSERIDGRWYAGNSRTQKAVLANGHAGPEVAEAQCLLREAGLSPGAVDGIFGPNTERAVRALQKRANLVVDGIIGPHTWKALRE from the coding sequence ATGTCGCGTTGGAAAGGGCTGCCCGAAGAACTGGACCCGCGCGTACGGCAGTTGGTGGTGCGATTACGCCGGGTGAAGGACCACAGCGGACTGAGCCTGCGCCAGCTCGCGGCCAAGACGGGGTACAGCACGTCGTCCTGGGAGCGCTACCTGGCCGGCAGGTCGCTGCCGCCCAGTCAGGCCGTCGAGGCGATGGCCCGGCTCGGCGGTGACGACCCGACCCGGCTCCTGGCACTGCACGAGGTCGCCGCGGAGGCGTGGGGCGAGGCGGCGGAGCAGCAGAGAACACCGGTCAGGCCCGATACACCCCGGCCCCACGGCCGGGCACTGCGCATCACGCTCACAGCCGGATCGGTGGCGCTGGTGCTGGCCGTCTCCGCCGCGGTCCTGCTGGCCGTACGGCTCACGGACGGCGAGGGCAAAGCGGCCGCGGCCGGCCTCACCGCCTCCGCCACGACGGCACCGGGGTCGCCCAAGGAGTCGCAGGGACCCCGGTACACCTGCCGGTCGGAGCGGATCGACGGCCGCTGGTACGCGGGCAACAGCCGCACCCAGAAGGCCGTCCTGGCGAACGGCCACGCCGGACCGGAGGTGGCCGAGGCACAGTGCCTGCTGCGCGAGGCGGGCCTCTCACCGGGCGCCGTGGACGGCATCTTCGGCCCGAACACGGAACGCGCCGTCAGGGCCCTTCAGAAGCGGGCGAACCTGGTCGTGGACGGGATCATCGGCCCGCACACCTGGAAGGCCCTGCGGGAATGA
- a CDS encoding helix-turn-helix domain-containing protein: MTRPSPGALPPERSRLASVLRELKAGTGLSLAALAAKTTFSKSSWERYLNGKTLPPRQAVQELCRLAGEPEGRCLALWELAESQWSGRAVPTAHTDPPARPEPDVGPAAGGRGAVLAILASVCATAAGGLSVALVLLAGQSGDPRPSPPPLQSPSAPAPRCRGATCEGRSPVHMSCGVAPLTLASHRTSTGAHLELRYSEKCEAGWARMWGTRIGDRLELNRPDGGRPHSAEITDDVAALSYVYTPMTEARPGTTVRACFRPVTGGSRECFDARV; encoded by the coding sequence ATGACGCGGCCCTCGCCCGGTGCGCTGCCGCCCGAACGCTCGCGGCTCGCCTCCGTACTGAGGGAGTTGAAGGCGGGTACGGGCCTGAGCCTGGCGGCTCTCGCGGCGAAGACCACCTTCAGCAAGTCGTCCTGGGAGCGCTACCTCAACGGCAAGACGCTCCCGCCGCGCCAGGCGGTACAGGAGCTGTGCCGCCTGGCGGGCGAACCGGAGGGCCGGTGTCTCGCGCTGTGGGAGCTTGCGGAGTCGCAGTGGAGCGGCCGGGCGGTGCCGACGGCGCATACGGACCCGCCCGCGCGCCCGGAGCCGGACGTCGGACCTGCCGCCGGCGGCCGGGGCGCGGTCTTGGCGATCCTCGCGTCGGTGTGCGCGACAGCGGCCGGCGGCCTGTCCGTGGCCCTGGTCCTCCTCGCGGGCCAGTCCGGCGACCCCCGGCCGTCCCCGCCGCCCCTGCAGTCCCCTTCCGCGCCGGCACCCCGCTGCCGTGGGGCCACCTGCGAGGGCAGGAGTCCGGTGCACATGAGTTGCGGCGTGGCTCCGCTCACGCTCGCCTCGCACCGCACGTCCACCGGAGCCCACCTGGAACTGCGCTACAGCGAGAAGTGCGAGGCCGGCTGGGCCCGGATGTGGGGCACGCGGATCGGCGACCGGCTGGAGCTGAACAGGCCCGACGGAGGCCGCCCGCACTCCGCCGAGATCACGGACGACGTCGCCGCACTGTCCTACGTCTACACGCCCATGACCGAAGCCAGGCCCGGCACGACCGTCCGGGCCTGCTTCCGCCCGGTGACGGGAGGCAGCCGCGAGTGCTTCGACGCCCGCGTCTGA
- a CDS encoding helix-turn-helix domain-containing protein — translation MSEDTAAADFAALLGELKERSGLSYGVLAKRLHMSTSTLHRYCNGDAVPTDYAPVERLARLCKASSEELVELHRRWVLADAGRGRKVTAAAPAAGAVTAETVTAEAVSEEAVSEVEAPSEAGLPEEAGEVVSGGPVGRRPRRPRPALLAVGAVAVVLGVVGIAVAVPSGGADEDGRRGSAAVSDGNRQQPDGGTAASASPSGSSSPGSGKKKGGGKDAASATPSSSASATGTGTGTGTGADRPGRDPAASSRPAPLTVNTEPHAWESPCSQRYLVNRPPGRVGPPPLEQDAPAWVGAMGAVPSGQQYLKLTVQGTGKETVVVDGLTVRMAGKRAPLAWNDYAMGYPGVGCGGNVPTRSFTVALDAARPAVVPEAGHDDFPFSVSESDPEVYYIRADASAYDVSWYLELSWSSGDRSGTLTVDDRGRPFRTSGNNGRPAYEFPLGGDKWVEAGSTD, via the coding sequence GTGTCGGAAGACACGGCCGCGGCAGACTTCGCCGCGTTGCTGGGGGAGTTGAAGGAGCGGTCCGGGCTGAGCTACGGGGTGCTCGCCAAGCGGCTCCACATGAGTACGTCGACGCTGCACCGGTACTGCAACGGGGATGCCGTACCCACCGACTACGCGCCTGTGGAGAGGCTCGCCCGGCTGTGCAAGGCGTCGTCCGAGGAGCTTGTCGAGCTGCATCGGCGGTGGGTGCTGGCGGATGCGGGCCGTGGGCGTAAGGTGACCGCCGCCGCTCCGGCCGCCGGGGCTGTGACCGCGGAGACGGTGACCGCCGAGGCGGTGTCCGAGGAGGCGGTGTCCGAGGTGGAGGCTCCCTCGGAAGCAGGCCTTCCGGAGGAGGCGGGCGAGGTTGTTTCCGGGGGGCCGGTGGGCCGCCGCCCGCGCCGGCCCCGCCCCGCCCTGCTCGCTGTCGGCGCCGTAGCCGTGGTCCTGGGTGTGGTCGGGATCGCCGTGGCCGTTCCCTCCGGCGGGGCGGACGAGGACGGGCGTCGTGGTTCGGCGGCGGTCTCCGACGGCAACCGGCAGCAGCCTGATGGCGGAACGGCGGCATCAGCGTCGCCCTCGGGCAGTTCCTCCCCCGGCAGCGGCAAGAAGAAGGGCGGTGGGAAGGACGCCGCCTCCGCGACGCCCAGCTCGTCCGCCTCTGCCACCGGCACCGGAACCGGCACCGGCACCGGCGCCGACCGCCCCGGACGGGACCCCGCCGCCTCCTCGCGCCCAGCCCCCCTCACCGTGAACACCGAGCCGCACGCCTGGGAGAGCCCCTGTTCCCAGCGCTACCTGGTGAACCGGCCGCCTGGGCGGGTGGGACCGCCGCCGCTGGAGCAGGACGCGCCCGCCTGGGTGGGGGCGATGGGTGCCGTGCCGTCGGGGCAGCAGTATCTGAAGCTGACCGTGCAGGGCACCGGCAAGGAGACGGTGGTCGTCGACGGGCTGACGGTCCGTATGGCAGGCAAGCGTGCGCCGCTCGCCTGGAACGACTACGCCATGGGCTATCCGGGCGTCGGCTGCGGCGGCAACGTCCCGACCCGCTCCTTCACGGTCGCCCTAGACGCCGCGCGTCCCGCCGTTGTCCCGGAGGCGGGGCACGACGACTTCCCGTTCTCGGTGAGCGAGTCCGACCCGGAGGTCTACTACATCCGGGCCGACGCCTCCGCGTACGACGTCAGCTGGTACCTGGAGCTGAGCTGGTCCAGCGGCGACCGGAGCGGCACGCTGACGGTGGACGACCGGGGCCGGCCCTTCCGGACGAGCGGGAACAACGGGCGTCCGGCGTACGAGTTCCCGCTGGGCGGCGACAAGTGGGTCGAGGCCGGGAGCACCGACTGA
- the argS gene encoding arginine--tRNA ligase — translation MASVTSLSDSVHQRLAAALSAALPQAGSADPLLRRSDRADFQANGILALAKKEKANPRELAAQVVSRVESGDVIKDVEVSGPGFLNITITDRAITENLAARYADDTGRLGVPRAEHPGTTVIDYAQPNVAKEMHVGHLRSAVIGDSVVQLLEFTGESVVRRHHIGDWGTQFGMLIQYLEEHPHELDHRDGGDLQASGEQAMSNLDRLYKAARGHFDSDEEFKTRARRRVVDLQAGDPHTLAMWQKFVDESKIYFFSVFEKLDMEIRDADIVGESGYNDMLDETCRLLEESGVAVRSEGALCVFFDDVKGPDGNPVPLIVKKSDGGYGYAATDLSAIRDRVFNIKANTLLYVVDARQSLHFKMVFETARRAGWLNEDVHAVQLAFGTVLGKDGKPFKTREGETVRLVDLLDEAIDRASAVVREKAQDLSEEEIAERGTQVGIGAVKYADLSTSANRDYKFDLDQMVSLNGDTSVYLQYAYARIQSILRKAGESRPAAHPELELHEAERALGMHVDSFGATVAEAAKEYAPHKMTAYLYQLASLYTTFYDKCPVLKAESPEQIENRLFLCDVTARTLHQGMALLGIRTPERL, via the coding sequence ATGGCCTCGGTCACGTCCCTCAGCGACTCCGTCCACCAGCGCCTCGCGGCGGCCCTGTCGGCAGCCCTGCCGCAGGCCGGTTCCGCGGACCCGCTGCTGCGACGAAGCGACCGGGCCGACTTCCAGGCCAACGGGATCCTGGCCCTCGCGAAGAAGGAGAAGGCGAATCCGCGGGAGCTGGCGGCGCAGGTCGTCTCGCGGGTCGAGTCGGGTGACGTGATCAAGGATGTCGAGGTCTCCGGCCCCGGCTTTTTGAACATCACGATCACGGACCGGGCGATCACGGAGAACCTCGCCGCGCGCTACGCGGACGACACCGGCCGCCTCGGCGTGCCGCGCGCCGAGCACCCGGGCACCACGGTCATCGACTACGCCCAGCCGAACGTGGCGAAGGAGATGCACGTCGGTCACCTGCGCTCCGCGGTGATCGGCGACTCGGTGGTGCAGTTGCTGGAGTTCACCGGCGAGAGCGTGGTCCGGCGTCACCACATCGGCGACTGGGGCACCCAGTTCGGCATGCTCATCCAGTACCTGGAGGAGCACCCGCACGAGCTGGACCACAGGGACGGCGGGGACCTCCAGGCCTCCGGCGAGCAGGCGATGTCGAACCTGGACCGTCTCTACAAGGCCGCGCGGGGGCACTTCGACTCCGACGAGGAGTTCAAGACGCGGGCCCGGCGCCGGGTGGTGGACCTCCAGGCGGGCGACCCGCACACACTCGCCATGTGGCAGAAGTTCGTGGACGAGTCGAAGATCTACTTCTTCTCCGTCTTCGAGAAGCTGGACATGGAGATCCGGGACGCGGACATCGTCGGCGAGTCGGGCTACAACGACATGCTCGACGAGACCTGCCGCCTGCTGGAGGAGTCCGGCGTCGCGGTCCGCTCCGAGGGCGCCCTCTGTGTCTTCTTCGACGACGTCAAGGGCCCGGACGGCAATCCGGTCCCGCTGATCGTCAAGAAGTCGGACGGCGGCTACGGCTACGCGGCGACCGACCTCTCGGCGATCCGCGACCGCGTCTTCAACATCAAGGCGAACACGCTGCTGTACGTGGTGGACGCCCGCCAGTCGCTGCACTTCAAGATGGTCTTCGAGACGGCCCGCCGGGCGGGCTGGCTGAACGAGGACGTGCACGCGGTGCAGCTCGCCTTCGGCACGGTCCTCGGCAAGGACGGCAAGCCGTTCAAGACCCGTGAGGGCGAGACGGTCCGCCTGGTCGACCTGCTCGACGAGGCGATCGACCGTGCCTCGGCGGTGGTCCGGGAGAAGGCGCAGGACCTCTCCGAGGAGGAGATCGCCGAGCGGGGCACCCAGGTGGGCATCGGCGCTGTGAAGTACGCGGACCTGTCGACGTCGGCGAACCGGGACTACAAGTTCGACCTGGACCAGATGGTCTCGCTGAACGGCGACACGTCCGTCTACCTCCAGTACGCCTACGCCCGTATCCAGTCGATCCTGCGCAAGGCCGGCGAGTCCCGCCCGGCCGCGCACCCCGAGCTGGAGCTGCACGAGGCGGAGCGCGCGCTGGGCATGCACGTGGACTCGTTCGGGGCGACGGTGGCGGAGGCGGCGAAGGAGTACGCCCCGCACAAGATGACGGCGTACCTGTACCAGCTGGCGTCGCTGTACACGACGTTCTACGACAAGTGCCCGGTGCTGAAGGCCGAGTCGCCCGAGCAGATCGAGAACCGCCTGTTCCTCTGCGACGTCACGGCCCGCACGCTCCACCAGGGCATGGCCCTGCTGGGCATCCGGACGCCCGAGCGGCTCTGA
- a CDS encoding arylamine N-acetyltransferase family protein, producing MLDSLQFDLDAYLRRIGWEGERRADAATLRGVHLAHLRALPFENLDALRRRAPSLDPADLMAKLVHSRRGGYCYEHNTLFARALEALGFRVTLLAARVALGADNIASRPRTHMALLAEVPGEPRPYLADVGFGAIGSLLEPVPLLADVEFAGAGRRHRLVHVPHDGPLEMWLLQAHAPGKDDWIGQYAFTLEPFEKPDFDVINWHVATNPRSPFTQRPYLQHLSSTRHLLLDGRLLRETHPDGTVTEREVTGEAEARQLLDEEFGITAPQEMTLLTG from the coding sequence ATGCTCGACTCCCTACAGTTCGACCTCGACGCGTATCTCCGGCGGATCGGATGGGAGGGGGAGCGGCGGGCCGACGCGGCCACCCTGCGCGGTGTGCATCTGGCGCACCTGCGGGCCCTCCCGTTCGAGAACCTCGACGCACTGCGCCGCAGGGCTCCCTCCCTCGATCCGGCCGACCTCATGGCCAAGCTGGTCCACAGCCGGCGCGGCGGCTACTGCTACGAGCACAACACGCTGTTCGCCCGAGCGCTGGAGGCGCTGGGTTTCCGGGTGACCCTGCTGGCCGCGCGGGTCGCCTTGGGCGCCGACAACATCGCGAGCCGGCCGCGCACGCACATGGCGCTGCTCGCCGAGGTCCCCGGCGAACCACGGCCGTACCTCGCGGACGTCGGCTTCGGGGCGATCGGTTCGCTGCTGGAGCCGGTGCCGCTGTTGGCGGACGTCGAGTTCGCCGGGGCCGGACGGCGGCACCGCCTGGTGCACGTGCCGCACGACGGTCCGCTGGAGATGTGGCTGCTCCAGGCCCACGCCCCGGGCAAGGACGACTGGATCGGGCAGTACGCCTTCACCCTGGAGCCCTTCGAGAAGCCCGACTTCGACGTCATCAACTGGCACGTCGCGACCAACCCGCGCTCGCCGTTCACCCAGCGCCCCTACCTCCAGCACCTCAGTTCCACGCGGCATCTCCTGCTCGACGGCCGGCTCCTCAGGGAGACCCACCCCGACGGGACCGTCACCGAGCGGGAGGTGACCGGTGAGGCGGAGGCGCGACAGCTCCTGGACGAGGAGTTCGGCATCACCGCGCCGCAGGAGATGACGCTGCTGACCGGCTGA
- a CDS encoding DUF4253 domain-containing protein — protein MATLPNPLPALAADPRGRALGLQLPAGALVDTTDEGPWHEPLLWRADERALPGGWAALEPARRTGLLPVLLDVGDGHGGPDRWELMPGGVSYPGDHDAEEVLAEYWEEYAPEGDAWPGPAGPPPLQQDPDVVAAGVADSLLDGGGPLKDPRLALVPARRSADIPTAIGWTGPANHEGDTARLSAVLRSWEDRFGIRVVALGFDHLLVSVAAPPVTLADAEAVAAEHFAFCPDNVWQGTDPTVRAYAEHQVLDQPVWHFWWD, from the coding sequence ATGGCGACTCTTCCCAACCCGCTGCCCGCACTCGCGGCCGACCCGCGCGGTCGTGCGCTCGGGCTCCAACTCCCCGCCGGCGCGCTCGTCGACACCACCGACGAGGGCCCCTGGCACGAGCCGTTGCTGTGGCGCGCGGACGAGCGGGCCCTGCCGGGTGGCTGGGCAGCACTGGAGCCGGCCCGTCGTACGGGGCTGCTGCCGGTCCTGCTCGATGTGGGCGACGGGCACGGCGGGCCGGACCGCTGGGAGTTGATGCCCGGCGGGGTGTCGTATCCCGGGGACCACGACGCCGAGGAGGTGCTCGCGGAGTACTGGGAGGAGTACGCCCCGGAGGGCGACGCATGGCCCGGGCCGGCCGGCCCGCCCCCGCTCCAGCAGGACCCTGACGTCGTCGCCGCCGGCGTCGCGGACTCGCTGCTCGACGGCGGAGGCCCGCTGAAGGATCCCCGCCTCGCCCTCGTCCCGGCCCGCCGCAGCGCGGACATCCCGACGGCGATCGGCTGGACGGGCCCGGCGAACCACGAGGGCGACACGGCCCGGCTCAGCGCGGTGCTGCGCTCCTGGGAGGACCGCTTCGGCATACGGGTCGTGGCGCTCGGCTTCGATCACCTGCTGGTGTCGGTCGCCGCCCCGCCCGTCACCCTGGCCGACGCGGAGGCCGTCGCCGCCGAGCACTTCGCGTTCTGCCCGGACAACGTCTGGCAGGGCACAGACCCGACGGTGCGGGCCTACGCCGAGCACCAGGTCCTCGACCAGCCGGTCTGGCACTTCTGGTGGGACTGA